One Acidimicrobiia bacterium DNA window includes the following coding sequences:
- a CDS encoding dienelactone hydrolase family protein, with translation MDPRRAGTGYLALPDDDQGPGVLVLHAWWGLTPAVRAVCDQLAEAGFVALAPDLFDGVVAETISEAEAHLASVDANELAHRTRSSLQTLLDLPATTGASVGLLGYSMGASMALWLAARVPAPVAATAVYYGGQDIDMGEATSAFLGHYLTSDPYVDDDELALLEAELHLDGLSVEFHRYPGVDHWFAESDRPEYNLAAATLAWDRTLAFLATHLPRP, from the coding sequence ATGGATCCCCGGCGAGCCGGTACCGGCTACCTCGCGCTACCCGATGATGATCAGGGACCAGGTGTCCTGGTTCTCCACGCCTGGTGGGGCCTGACCCCGGCAGTACGGGCGGTGTGTGACCAACTCGCCGAAGCCGGTTTCGTGGCCCTGGCCCCCGATCTGTTTGACGGCGTGGTAGCTGAGACGATCAGCGAGGCCGAAGCCCACCTGGCATCGGTGGACGCCAATGAACTCGCTCACCGCACCCGCTCCAGTCTCCAGACCTTGCTCGACCTGCCCGCTACCACCGGCGCGAGCGTCGGGCTGTTGGGCTACTCGATGGGGGCATCGATGGCCCTGTGGCTCGCCGCCCGGGTACCGGCTCCGGTGGCGGCAACCGCGGTGTACTACGGAGGGCAGGACATCGACATGGGCGAGGCCACCAGCGCCTTCCTCGGCCACTACCTCACGAGCGATCCGTACGTCGACGACGACGAACTCGCTCTCCTCGAAGCCGAACTTCACCTCGACGGCCTTTCGGTGGAGTTCCATCGTTACCCCGGTGTCGATCACTGGTTCGCCGAGTCCGACCGCCCTGAGTACAACCTTGCCGCCGCCACCCTCGCCTGGGACCGCACCCTGGCGTTCCTCGCCACCCATCTCCCCCGCCCCTGA
- a CDS encoding globin: MAASEVTMFEAVGGEGFFVDLVDRFYQRVTSDLLLRPLYPDDLTEPKRHLVLFLQQYWGGPGTYSEERGHPRLRGRHMPFVIGEAERDAWLIAMTAALDAVVTARGIAPEREAEMVEYFVNAADFLVNAR, from the coding sequence ATGGCCGCCTCCGAGGTGACGATGTTCGAGGCGGTGGGAGGAGAGGGATTCTTTGTGGATCTGGTGGATCGTTTCTACCAACGGGTGACCTCCGACCTCCTGCTGCGACCGCTCTACCCCGATGATCTCACTGAGCCGAAGCGCCACCTGGTCCTGTTCCTGCAGCAGTACTGGGGCGGACCGGGTACCTACAGCGAGGAGCGTGGGCACCCGCGTCTGCGGGGCCGCCACATGCCCTTCGTCATCGGCGAGGCCGAGAGAGATGCCTGGCTCATCGCCATGACGGCAGCCCTTGACGCGGTGGTTACCGCACGCGGGATCGCTCCCGAACGAGAGGCGGAGATGGTGGAGTATTTCGTGAATGCTGCCGATTTTCTCGTCAACGCTCGCTAA